The Amycolatopsis sp. 195334CR genome window below encodes:
- a CDS encoding FtsX-like permease family protein: MNPFQMAVRVLRGDRRTRVSAILTGVGVAVATALVLLLIGLPFGTQARAERALWQQQVFSEQADGVANLSKAISQDYFEGREITRVDVAQLSQVDKLPPGIDRLPGPGEALVSPELAQLMDSRMASQLSDRFGTGQRGLLGEESLAFPEQLVALVGHAPEEMPQNAMPVQGFPTTGAEPDPLLQLLSGVGVVVLLVPSLVLVASSARLTAARREQRLAALRLAGATPKQVIGMVAAETALASVAGAVLGLAVSPLVNLLATVVPWAGGTWQADDFALPLPLSIGIAVALPALVLLAAVAGMRRVVTAPLGATGGHTKKPLHWWRLLALPAAGLFFFFAISTAKENGGVLIVLGGLFVLVGSAAVIGPWVTSAVGGIFVRVWRKPAGLLAGRRLRDDPKGAYRASAGVVLAVFAGSMALTLLPSLESLAGGGRSFHDSVLYLDSDAAGVQQIADKANGELARYGVPERVTPIPQVSLGTSPDSGRYALVLDCQNARSLLRFDPGTCDGKPAVYSATPMDLTGLQVSDGQSAGKPLPDGTVSRSVAARGDDRFSSVFIDPSAVPEGVQAQYYTLAAPTTPATREVVRTALVNAAAGTQINSRELILGNQQIELADLRRVTVIGLVAAGVLAGCSAAIATAGSVMDRRRTFGALIAAGTPVRTLARALRTEAALPALVATIGAGVVGAIVGLGLFSMVDDGPVVFSPWILAPVALGALVAVLAASVCTPALNRVRAEPLADE, translated from the coding sequence ATGAACCCGTTCCAGATGGCCGTGCGCGTGCTGCGCGGCGACCGGCGGACGCGGGTCTCGGCGATCCTCACCGGCGTCGGGGTGGCCGTGGCGACCGCGCTGGTCCTGCTGCTGATCGGGCTGCCGTTCGGCACCCAGGCGCGGGCCGAGCGCGCGCTGTGGCAGCAGCAGGTGTTCAGCGAGCAGGCCGACGGCGTGGCGAACCTGTCCAAGGCGATCTCGCAGGACTACTTCGAGGGCAGGGAGATCACCCGCGTCGACGTGGCGCAGCTGTCGCAAGTGGACAAACTGCCGCCGGGGATCGACCGGCTGCCCGGTCCCGGCGAGGCGCTGGTGTCGCCGGAACTGGCCCAGCTGATGGACTCGCGGATGGCCTCGCAGCTGTCCGACCGCTTCGGCACCGGGCAGCGGGGGCTGCTCGGCGAGGAGTCGCTCGCCTTCCCGGAGCAGCTGGTCGCGCTGGTCGGGCACGCGCCGGAGGAGATGCCGCAGAACGCGATGCCGGTTCAGGGCTTCCCGACGACCGGTGCGGAACCGGATCCGCTGCTGCAACTGCTCTCCGGTGTCGGCGTGGTGGTGCTGCTGGTGCCGAGCCTGGTGCTGGTCGCGTCCTCGGCCCGGCTGACCGCCGCCCGCCGTGAGCAGCGGCTGGCGGCGCTCCGGCTGGCCGGGGCCACGCCGAAGCAGGTGATCGGCATGGTCGCCGCCGAAACCGCGCTCGCCTCGGTGGCCGGTGCGGTGCTCGGCCTGGCGGTGAGCCCGCTGGTGAACCTGCTGGCCACGGTGGTCCCGTGGGCGGGCGGCACCTGGCAGGCCGACGACTTCGCGCTGCCGCTCCCGCTGAGCATCGGCATCGCGGTGGCCCTGCCCGCGCTGGTGCTGCTGGCCGCGGTCGCCGGGATGCGGCGGGTGGTCACCGCCCCGCTCGGCGCCACCGGCGGGCACACCAAGAAGCCGCTGCACTGGTGGCGCCTGCTCGCGCTGCCCGCGGCCGGCCTGTTCTTCTTCTTCGCCATCTCGACCGCCAAGGAGAACGGCGGCGTGCTGATCGTGCTCGGCGGGTTGTTCGTGCTGGTCGGCTCGGCGGCGGTGATCGGGCCGTGGGTGACCTCGGCGGTCGGCGGCATCTTCGTCCGGGTGTGGCGGAAACCGGCCGGCCTGCTCGCCGGGCGGCGGCTGCGCGACGACCCGAAGGGCGCCTACCGGGCGTCGGCTGGTGTGGTGCTGGCGGTGTTCGCCGGTTCGATGGCGCTGACCCTGCTGCCGAGCCTCGAATCGCTGGCCGGTGGCGGCCGTTCCTTCCACGATTCGGTGCTCTACCTGGACTCCGACGCGGCGGGTGTGCAGCAGATCGCGGACAAGGCGAACGGCGAGCTGGCGCGCTACGGCGTGCCGGAGCGGGTCACCCCCATTCCGCAGGTGTCGCTGGGGACCTCGCCGGACAGCGGCCGGTACGCGCTGGTGCTCGACTGCCAGAACGCGCGCAGCCTGCTGCGGTTCGACCCCGGCACCTGCGACGGCAAGCCCGCCGTCTACTCGGCGACGCCGATGGATCTGACCGGCTTGCAGGTGTCCGACGGGCAGAGCGCGGGCAAGCCGCTGCCCGATGGCACGGTCTCGCGGTCGGTCGCGGCGCGGGGTGACGACCGGTTCAGCTCGGTGTTCATCGACCCGTCGGCGGTGCCCGAGGGCGTGCAGGCGCAGTACTACACGCTGGCCGCGCCGACCACCCCGGCAACCCGCGAGGTGGTGCGAACGGCACTGGTCAACGCGGCCGCCGGAACGCAGATCAACAGCCGTGAGCTGATCCTGGGCAACCAGCAGATCGAACTGGCCGACCTGCGCCGGGTCACGGTGATCGGGCTGGTCGCGGCCGGCGTGCTCGCCGGGTGCAGCGCGGCGATCGCCACCGCGGGCTCGGTGATGGACCGGCGGCGCACCTTCGGCGCGCTGATCGCGGCCGGTACCCCGGTGCGCACGCTGGCCAGGGCCCTGCGGACGGAGGCGGCGCTGCCCGCGCTCGTCGCCACGATCGGCGCCGGGGTGGTCGGCGCGATCGTCGGACTCGGCCTGTTCAGCATGGTCGACGACGGGCCGGTGGTGTTCAGCCCGTGGATCCTGGCGCCGGTGGCGCTGGGCGCGCTGGTCGCCGTACTGGCCGCTTCGGTGTGCACCCCGGCCCTGAACCGGGTGCGCGCCGAACCCCTCGCCGACGAGTGA
- the trmB gene encoding tRNA (guanosine(46)-N7)-methyltransferase TrmB, translated as MESEHQPRLRSVVSYVQRGGRMTVGQQRAWEEHWPSLGRKVAELDEGPVDFDAWFGRSAPVLLEIGSGMGETTSQLAAAAPELNYVAVEVYEPGLGQLMLRAEKLGVENLRLINGDAVVLLTKHVPADSLHGVRIFFPDPWPKKRHHKRRLVQPDFVALVASRLEPGGTLHLATDWENYAEQMLEVCSAEPTLVNRYDGWAPRPDWRPVTKFENRAVEENRISHDLIFERR; from the coding sequence GTGGAAAGCGAACACCAGCCGCGGTTGCGCAGCGTGGTCAGTTACGTGCAGCGCGGCGGCCGGATGACCGTCGGGCAGCAACGCGCGTGGGAAGAGCACTGGCCCTCGCTCGGGCGCAAGGTGGCCGAACTGGACGAGGGACCGGTCGACTTCGACGCGTGGTTCGGCCGGTCGGCGCCGGTCCTGCTGGAGATCGGTTCCGGCATGGGCGAGACCACGTCGCAGCTCGCCGCGGCCGCACCGGAGCTGAACTACGTCGCCGTCGAGGTGTACGAGCCTGGCCTCGGCCAGCTGATGCTGCGTGCCGAAAAGCTGGGCGTGGAGAACCTGCGCCTGATCAACGGCGACGCGGTCGTCCTGCTGACGAAGCACGTCCCGGCGGATTCGCTGCACGGGGTGCGCATCTTCTTCCCGGACCCGTGGCCGAAGAAGCGCCACCACAAGCGGCGCCTGGTGCAGCCGGACTTCGTCGCGCTGGTGGCCTCGCGGCTCGAGCCGGGCGGCACGCTGCACCTGGCGACCGACTGGGAGAACTACGCCGAGCAGATGCTCGAGGTCTGCTCGGCCGAGCCGACCCTGGTGAACCGCTACGACGGCTGGGCGCCGCGGCCCGACTGGCGCCCGGTGACCAAGTTCGAGAACCGCGCGGTCGAGGAGAACCGGATCAGCCACGACCTGATCTTCGAACGCCGCTGA